One Pectobacterium colocasium DNA segment encodes these proteins:
- the prfB gene encoding peptide chain release factor 2 (programmed frameshift) — MFEINPVKNRIQDLSERSAVLRGYLDYDAKKERLEEVNAELEQPDVWNEPERAQALGKERSSLEAIVDTIDQLTQGLEDVAGLLELAVEEEDEDTFNETSVELDALENKLGQLEFRRMFSGQYDSADCYLDIQAGSGGTEAQDWASMLVRMYLRWAEAKGFKTEIIEESDGDVAGTKSATIKIIGDYAFGWLRTETGVHRLVRKSPFDSGGRRHTSFSSAFVYPEVEDDIDIEINPADLRIDVYRASGAGGQHVNRTESAVRITHMPTGIVTQCQNDRSQHKNKDQAMKQLKAKLYEFEMQKKNAEKQAMEDNKSDIGWGSQIRSYVLDDSRIKDLRTGVETRNTQAVLDGDLDKFIEASLKAGL, encoded by the exons ATGTTTGAAATTAATCCGGTAAAAAACCGCATTCAGGACCTGTCTGAACGTAGTGCCGTTCTTAGGGGGTATCTT GACTATGATGCCAAGAAAGAACGCCTCGAAGAAGTAAACGCCGAACTGGAACAGCCTGATGTCTGGAATGAGCCTGAACGCGCTCAGGCATTAGGAAAAGAACGCTCCTCGCTGGAAGCCATCGTAGACACCATCGATCAACTGACTCAGGGTCTGGAAGATGTGGCTGGTCTGCTTGAGCTCGCGGTGGAAGAAGAAGACGAAGATACGTTTAATGAAACGTCGGTAGAACTGGACGCGCTGGAAAATAAATTAGGCCAGCTCGAATTCCGTCGCATGTTCTCCGGCCAGTACGACAGTGCGGATTGCTACCTGGATATTCAGGCAGGTTCTGGCGGTACAGAAGCGCAGGACTGGGCCAGCATGCTGGTGCGTATGTACCTGCGTTGGGCGGAAGCCAAAGGGTTTAAAACCGAAATTATTGAAGAGTCAGACGGTGACGTGGCCGGTACGAAATCCGCCACCATCAAGATCATCGGTGACTATGCGTTTGGCTGGCTGCGTACCGAAACCGGTGTACACCGTCTGGTACGTAAGAGCCCGTTCGATTCCGGCGGCCGCCGCCACACCTCATTCAGTTCCGCGTTCGTCTACCCGGAAGTTGAGGACGATATCGATATCGAAATCAATCCGGCCGACCTGCGTATTGACGTTTACCGTGCCTCCGGTGCGGGTGGTCAGCACGTTAACCGGACAGAATCTGCGGTGCGTATTACCCACATGCCTACCGGTATTGTCACGCAATGTCAGAACGATCGTTCCCAGCATAAAAACAAAGATCAGGCGATGAAACAGCTGAAAGCCAAGCTGTATGAGTTTGAGATGCAAAAGAAAAATGCTGAAAAACAGGCGATGGAAGACAACAAATCTGATATCGGCTGGGGTAGCCAGATTCGTTCTTATGTTCTGGATGATTCGCGCATCAAAGATTTACGTACCGGAGTGGAAACACGTAACACTCAGGCCGTACTGGATGGCGATCTGGACAAATTTATTGAAGCAAGTTTAAAAGCGGGGTTATAA
- the recJ gene encoding single-stranded-DNA-specific exonuclease RecJ — translation MDMITQLRRRPLAEDIDLPDTVPPLLRRLYAQRGVKGAQELERSLSGLLNYRLLSGIDKAVDLLQQTLAEKRCMVIVGDFDADGATSTALTVLALRSMGAVNVKYLVPNRFEDGYGLSPEVVAQAATLGAEVIVTVDNGISSHAGVEDAHRRGIAVLVTDHHLPGDILPAADAMINPNLPDCQFPSKALAGVGVAFYLMMALFVRLRDSDWFTQPWFMQQGLAKPNLTELLDLVALGTVADVVPLDANNRILVAQGLNRIRAGECRPGIRALLEVANRDASQLVASDLGFALGPRLNAAGRLDDMTVGVELLLSDDITQARMLANDLDALNQDRREIEQGMQAEALRLCESLERTRTELPYGLAMYHPEWHQGVVGILASRIKERFHRPVIAFAPAGDGMLKGSGRSIAGLHLRDALERLDTLYPGMIQKFGGHAMAAGLSLHEDRFEDFRQRFGELVGEWLDPSQLEGVVWSDGELVLPELDLLSTAEMLRYAGPWGQSFPEPTFDGCFRILQPRLLKERHLKAMFEPIGATGQVPLLDGIAFNVDTTLWPDPSIKEVEMVYRLDINEFRGKRSVQLLIQHLWPRA, via the coding sequence GTGGATATGATTACCCAACTCCGTCGGCGTCCGCTGGCGGAGGACATTGATTTACCCGATACCGTTCCGCCTTTGCTGCGCCGCCTCTATGCACAGCGCGGTGTGAAAGGTGCACAGGAGCTGGAACGTAGCCTGAGCGGTTTGCTCAATTACCGATTGTTAAGCGGGATTGATAAAGCGGTCGATTTGCTGCAACAGACACTGGCCGAGAAGCGTTGCATGGTCATCGTTGGCGATTTTGATGCCGATGGTGCCACCAGTACCGCGCTCACCGTACTGGCACTGCGCAGCATGGGTGCCGTGAATGTGAAATATCTGGTGCCGAACCGTTTTGAAGACGGCTACGGGCTAAGCCCGGAAGTAGTGGCGCAGGCCGCCACGCTGGGTGCAGAAGTGATTGTGACCGTGGATAACGGGATTTCTTCTCACGCGGGTGTCGAAGATGCCCATCGGCGTGGTATTGCCGTGCTGGTGACCGATCACCATCTGCCGGGTGACATTCTGCCTGCCGCTGACGCCATGATTAACCCTAATCTGCCTGACTGTCAGTTTCCCTCCAAGGCGCTGGCGGGCGTGGGCGTCGCGTTTTACCTAATGATGGCGCTGTTTGTGCGCCTGCGTGATAGCGACTGGTTTACGCAACCCTGGTTTATGCAACAGGGGCTGGCGAAGCCGAACCTCACCGAATTACTGGATCTGGTCGCGCTGGGTACGGTCGCTGACGTGGTGCCGCTGGATGCGAATAACCGAATTCTGGTTGCGCAGGGGCTGAACCGCATTCGTGCGGGCGAATGCCGTCCGGGTATTCGGGCGCTGCTGGAAGTGGCGAATCGCGATGCCAGCCAACTGGTCGCCAGCGATTTAGGCTTTGCGCTTGGGCCACGGCTGAACGCCGCGGGTCGGTTGGATGATATGACGGTTGGCGTTGAGCTGTTATTGAGTGACGATATTACTCAGGCGCGCATGCTGGCCAATGATTTAGATGCGCTGAATCAGGACAGGCGGGAGATCGAGCAGGGGATGCAGGCAGAAGCGTTGCGCCTGTGTGAATCGCTGGAGCGCACCCGCACCGAACTGCCTTACGGATTGGCGATGTACCACCCGGAATGGCATCAGGGCGTCGTCGGTATTCTGGCTTCGCGCATTAAAGAACGTTTTCATCGCCCAGTGATTGCCTTTGCTCCCGCGGGCGACGGCATGCTGAAAGGGTCAGGGCGTTCCATTGCTGGCTTGCATCTGCGCGATGCGCTGGAACGGCTGGATACGCTGTATCCCGGAATGATACAGAAATTCGGCGGGCATGCGATGGCAGCAGGACTATCGTTGCATGAAGATCGGTTTGAGGATTTCCGTCAGCGCTTCGGCGAACTGGTTGGCGAATGGCTCGATCCGTCTCAGCTTGAAGGCGTCGTCTGGTCTGATGGTGAGCTGGTGCTGCCGGAACTGGATTTGCTCTCAACGGCAGAAATGTTGCGTTACGCGGGGCCGTGGGGTCAGTCATTCCCCGAACCGACGTTCGATGGCTGCTTCCGTATTCTGCAACCCCGCCTACTCAAAGAACGGCATTTGAAAGCGATGTTTGAACCGATCGGTGCAACAGGTCAGGTGCCGCTGTTAGATGGCATCGCGTTTAATGTCGATACTACCCTCTGGCCGGATCCGAGTATCAAAGAAGTGGAAATGGTGTACCGATTGGATATTAACGAATTTCGCGGTAAACGTTCGGTGCAACTGTTGATTCAACATCTGTGGCCGCGTGCGTGA
- the lysS gene encoding lysine--tRNA ligase yields MAESQSQGADQAQDLNNELKTRREKLVALRETGIAFPNDFRRDNTSDRLHAEFDGKENEELEELGVEVTVAGRMMTRRIMGKASFVTLQDVGGRIQLYVSRDDLAEGIYNEQFKKWDLGDILGARGKLFKTKTGELSIHCTELRLLTKALRPLPDKFHGLADQETRYRQRYLDLIANDESRNTFRIRSKVMAAIRSFMVDHGFMEVETPMMQVIPGGASARPFITHHNALDIDMYLRIAPELYLKRLVVGGFERVFEINRNFRNEGVSPRHNPEFTMMELYMAYADYKDLIVLTENLFRTLTQDVLGSTTVEYGDQTFDFGKPFEKLTMREAICKYRPETNVADLDDLEKATAIAQSLGIKIEKSWGLGRIVTEIFEETAESSLIQPTFITEYPAEVSPLARRNDQNPEITDRFEFFIGGREIGNGFSELNDAEDQAERFAQQVNAKDAGDDEAMFYDEDYVTALEHGLPPTAGLGIGIDRMVMLFTNSHTIRDVILFPAMRPQK; encoded by the coding sequence ATGGCTGAATCACAATCACAGGGTGCCGATCAGGCGCAGGATCTGAATAACGAATTAAAAACGCGTCGTGAAAAGCTGGTAGCGCTGCGTGAAACCGGGATCGCATTCCCGAATGATTTCCGCCGTGACAACACGTCCGATCGTCTGCACGCTGAGTTCGATGGTAAAGAGAACGAAGAGCTGGAAGAACTGGGCGTTGAAGTGACCGTGGCGGGCCGTATGATGACCCGTCGCATCATGGGTAAAGCCTCTTTCGTGACCTTGCAGGACGTCGGTGGCCGTATTCAGCTGTATGTTTCCCGCGACGATCTGGCGGAAGGCATCTATAACGAGCAGTTCAAAAAATGGGATTTGGGCGATATTCTGGGCGCGCGCGGTAAGCTGTTCAAAACCAAAACGGGCGAACTGTCCATCCACTGTACCGAACTGCGTCTGCTGACCAAAGCGCTGCGCCCGCTGCCGGATAAATTCCACGGTCTGGCCGATCAGGAAACCCGTTACCGTCAGCGCTATCTGGATCTGATCGCTAACGATGAATCTCGCAATACCTTCCGTATTCGTTCCAAAGTGATGGCGGCGATCCGTAGCTTCATGGTCGATCACGGCTTCATGGAAGTCGAAACGCCAATGATGCAGGTGATCCCTGGCGGTGCGTCTGCCCGTCCGTTCATTACGCACCACAACGCGCTGGACATCGACATGTACCTGCGTATCGCGCCGGAACTGTACCTGAAGCGTCTGGTTGTCGGTGGCTTTGAGCGTGTGTTCGAGATCAACCGTAACTTCCGTAACGAAGGTGTTTCCCCACGTCATAACCCTGAATTCACCATGATGGAACTTTATATGGCGTATGCCGATTATAAAGACCTGATTGTGCTGACGGAGAACCTGTTCCGTACGCTGACGCAGGACGTGCTGGGCTCGACGACGGTGGAATACGGCGACCAGACATTCGACTTCGGTAAGCCGTTCGAGAAGCTGACGATGCGCGAAGCGATCTGCAAATACCGCCCTGAAACCAACGTTGCCGATCTGGACGATTTGGAGAAAGCGACCGCGATCGCCCAGTCTCTGGGGATCAAGATCGAAAAAAGCTGGGGTCTGGGCCGTATCGTGACCGAGATCTTCGAAGAGACCGCAGAAAGCAGCCTGATTCAACCGACCTTCATCACTGAATACCCGGCTGAAGTGTCACCGCTGGCGCGTCGTAACGATCAGAACCCGGAAATCACCGATCGCTTTGAGTTCTTCATCGGCGGCCGTGAAATCGGTAACGGCTTCTCCGAGCTGAACGATGCTGAGGATCAGGCAGAGCGTTTTGCTCAGCAGGTGAATGCTAAAGACGCGGGCGATGACGAAGCGATGTTCTACGACGAAGACTACGTGACTGCACTGGAGCACGGCCTGCCGCCAACAGCGGGTCTGGGTATCGGTATCGACCGTATGGTGATGTTGTTCACGAACAGCCACACCATCCGCGACGTGATCCTGTTCCCGGCGATGCGTCCGCAGAAGTAA
- the xerD gene encoding site-specific tyrosine recombinase XerD, with amino-acid sequence MQEHDQALIEQFLDALWLERNLAENTLASYRLDLRTLAEWLAHHDNALLQAQALDLQAFLADRVDGGYKATSSARLLSAMRRFFQYLYREKRRSDDPSAVLSSPKLPQRLPKDLSEAQVDALLNAPSIEQPLELRDKAMLEVLYATGLRVSELVGLTISDVSLRQGVVRVLGKGNKERLVPLGEEAVYWIEYYLEHGRPWLLNGQTLDVLFPSSRARQMTRQTFWHRIKHYAVLASIDSEKLSPHVLRHAFATHLLNHGADLRVVQMLLGHSDLSTTQIYTHVATERLKQLHQQHHPRA; translated from the coding sequence ATGCAAGAACACGATCAGGCACTTATCGAGCAGTTTCTCGATGCGCTGTGGCTGGAAAGAAATCTGGCCGAGAATACGCTAGCGTCTTATCGGTTGGATTTGCGAACGCTCGCGGAATGGCTTGCACACCATGATAACGCTTTATTGCAGGCGCAGGCGCTCGATCTTCAGGCGTTTCTCGCCGATAGGGTTGATGGCGGTTACAAAGCGACCAGCTCGGCCCGTTTGTTGAGCGCAATGCGTCGCTTCTTCCAGTACCTTTATCGGGAAAAGCGGCGCAGCGATGACCCTAGCGCGGTGTTATCGTCCCCGAAACTGCCGCAGCGTTTACCCAAGGATTTGAGCGAGGCGCAGGTGGATGCGTTGCTCAACGCGCCAAGCATTGAACAACCGCTGGAATTACGCGATAAGGCCATGCTTGAGGTATTGTATGCGACGGGGCTGCGTGTTTCCGAACTGGTCGGTTTGACGATAAGCGATGTCAGCCTGCGGCAGGGCGTGGTGCGCGTGCTGGGGAAAGGGAATAAAGAACGGCTGGTGCCGCTCGGTGAAGAAGCGGTGTACTGGATCGAGTATTATCTGGAACATGGTCGCCCGTGGCTGCTGAATGGGCAAACGCTGGATGTGCTGTTTCCCAGCAGTCGCGCACGGCAAATGACGCGCCAGACGTTCTGGCATCGCATCAAGCATTATGCGGTACTGGCGTCCATCGACAGCGAAAAGCTCTCGCCGCACGTCTTGCGCCACGCGTTTGCGACCCATTTATTGAACCACGGCGCGGATTTACGGGTCGTACAGATGCTCTTGGGGCACAGCGATCTTTCCACGACGCAGATTTACACCCATGTGGCGACGGAGCGGCTGAAGCAGCTTCACCAGCAGCACCATCCGCGCGCCTAG
- the fldB gene encoding flavodoxin FldB: MKIGLFYGSSTCYTEMAAEKIRDILGEELVDLHNIKDVEPQRIEDYSTLILGIPTWDFGEIQEDWENIWGQLATLNLKGKVVALYGMGDQLGYSEWFLDALGMLHDQLLPLGVTFIGYWPTEGYDFISPKPLAADGKHFVGLALDEVNQYDLSDERLEQWCEQILQEMASLL; encoded by the coding sequence ATGAAAATCGGTCTGTTTTACGGCTCAAGCACCTGCTACACCGAAATGGCGGCGGAAAAAATTCGCGACATTTTGGGCGAAGAACTGGTGGATCTGCACAACATTAAAGATGTCGAACCTCAACGTATTGAAGACTACAGTACGCTGATTCTCGGCATCCCAACCTGGGATTTCGGAGAGATTCAGGAAGACTGGGAGAACATCTGGGGTCAATTAGCGACGCTAAACCTCAAAGGAAAAGTCGTGGCGCTCTACGGTATGGGCGACCAGCTTGGCTATAGCGAATGGTTCCTGGATGCGCTGGGCATGCTGCATGACCAACTGCTGCCGCTGGGTGTCACATTTATTGGGTACTGGCCGACAGAAGGCTATGATTTCATCAGTCCAAAACCGCTGGCTGCTGACGGCAAACACTTTGTCGGGCTGGCGCTGGACGAAGTGAACCAATACGATCTCAGCGATGAACGGCTGGAACAGTGGTGCGAACAGATCCTGCAAGAAATGGCGTCATTACTGTAA
- the dsbC gene encoding bifunctional protein-disulfide isomerase/oxidoreductase DsbC — MKKGLLLLSLLVATATNFAHADDAAIKQTLTRLDMQGAEILPSPMAGMKTVITDSGVLYISEDGKHLLQGPLYDVSGTMPVNTTNKILIGKMDALQEQMIVYKAAQEKHVITVFTDITCGYCHKLHEQMKDYNALGITVRYLAFPRQGMKSPAAKDMQSIWCVADRNKAFDSAMKGDAISPATCKTDIAAHYQLGIQFGVQGTPAIVLQDGLVVPGYQGPKEMLAMLEAHKASQKTGG, encoded by the coding sequence ATGAAAAAAGGGTTATTACTGCTTTCTTTACTGGTCGCGACGGCAACCAATTTTGCCCACGCCGATGATGCCGCGATCAAACAGACGTTGACGCGTCTGGATATGCAGGGGGCGGAAATCCTGCCTTCGCCGATGGCGGGTATGAAAACCGTGATTACCGACAGCGGCGTGCTGTATATCAGCGAAGACGGCAAACATTTGCTGCAAGGCCCGCTTTATGACGTGAGCGGCACCATGCCGGTCAACACCACCAATAAGATCCTGATCGGCAAGATGGATGCGCTACAGGAACAGATGATTGTTTATAAAGCCGCACAGGAAAAACACGTTATTACCGTTTTCACCGACATCACCTGCGGCTATTGCCACAAATTGCATGAGCAGATGAAAGATTACAACGCGCTGGGCATTACCGTGCGCTATCTGGCTTTCCCGCGTCAGGGTATGAAATCGCCAGCCGCGAAAGATATGCAGTCCATCTGGTGCGTGGCCGATCGCAACAAAGCGTTTGATAGCGCGATGAAGGGCGACGCGATCTCGCCAGCAACGTGTAAAACCGATATCGCCGCGCATTATCAACTGGGCATACAGTTTGGCGTGCAGGGGACTCCTGCCATCGTGCTGCAAGACGGTTTGGTTGTGCCGGGATACCAGGGGCCGAAAGAAATGCTGGCGATGCTGGAAGCACATAAAGCCTCCCAGAAAACCGGCGGTTAA
- a CDS encoding LysE family translocator, with product MLLVAFTGMLLSLSLCLDLGMVNTAIINRGLRHGARSAFYIGLGSCFGDLFYATLSVLGLAVVFNLTPVRWALWIGGGLILIWMTFSMARAAWRDYQVKRFADLSESASAASFSTPPARYTEFFSGVGMALASPTALLWFAAIGGTIIAQSTDGSAFMISLFLLGFFVGGVLWTCFLAALVKYGQRLLKERISFYCSLISAILFAYFAWHVISSGYETLFLPLSTAA from the coding sequence ATGCTGTTAGTTGCGTTCACGGGGATGCTGTTATCTCTATCATTGTGTCTCGATCTGGGGATGGTCAATACCGCGATTATTAACCGCGGGCTGCGGCACGGAGCGCGATCGGCGTTTTATATCGGGCTGGGTTCCTGTTTCGGCGATCTGTTTTATGCCACGCTGTCGGTGCTGGGGCTGGCGGTCGTCTTTAATCTGACACCTGTGCGTTGGGCGCTATGGATTGGAGGCGGGCTGATTCTGATCTGGATGACGTTCAGTATGGCGCGCGCGGCATGGCGTGACTATCAGGTTAAACGCTTTGCCGATCTCTCTGAGTCAGCGAGCGCTGCGAGTTTTTCCACTCCACCAGCGCGTTATACCGAGTTTTTCAGCGGCGTAGGTATGGCACTGGCCTCACCAACGGCGTTACTGTGGTTTGCAGCGATTGGTGGCACCATTATCGCGCAGTCTACCGATGGCTCAGCCTTCATGATTAGCCTGTTTCTGCTGGGCTTTTTCGTGGGTGGCGTGCTGTGGACATGCTTCCTTGCCGCGCTGGTGAAGTACGGTCAGCGGCTGCTGAAAGAGCGTATCTCATTCTATTGCAGCCTGATCTCCGCCATACTATTTGCCTACTTTGCCTGGCACGTTATTTCCAGCGGCTATGAGACGCTGTTTCTGCCGCTCTCCACGGCTGCATGA
- a CDS encoding helix-turn-helix transcriptional regulator: protein MMTYRDAWFELALLTNGRSFPRHTHDEFVISANLSGLETVWLDGETFVVTNDMVTTYNPDQLQGSDNAFDRWQCASLYVHPQAFEHYFHQAFRFSRGWNPSPQLASELKQLVIYDLDDSTRQERIILLLAALMENQHPMPSQGQVKEAERITRIKDGLLNDLSDVPTLDQLAQQENLSVAHLVRSFNQAVGLPPLAWLMQRRMCKARELLRQGAAISQVAGDVGFADQAHFTKAFNRYNAMTPGQFRRINF, encoded by the coding sequence ATGATGACGTACCGCGATGCCTGGTTCGAACTGGCGCTGTTAACCAACGGGCGCAGTTTTCCACGGCATACGCACGACGAGTTCGTCATCAGCGCCAATCTCAGCGGGTTGGAGACGGTCTGGCTGGATGGAGAAACCTTTGTTGTCACTAACGATATGGTGACGACCTACAATCCCGATCAGCTACAAGGCAGTGATAATGCGTTTGACCGTTGGCAGTGTGCATCGCTGTACGTTCATCCGCAGGCGTTCGAGCATTATTTCCACCAAGCTTTTCGGTTTTCACGGGGCTGGAATCCGTCGCCGCAATTGGCGTCCGAGCTAAAACAGCTGGTCATCTATGATTTGGACGACAGCACGCGTCAGGAGCGCATTATCCTGCTGCTGGCTGCGTTGATGGAAAACCAGCACCCTATGCCGTCTCAAGGTCAGGTCAAAGAAGCAGAGCGGATCACGCGGATCAAAGACGGGTTGCTGAACGATCTCAGCGATGTCCCCACGCTCGATCAGCTCGCGCAGCAGGAAAATCTGTCAGTCGCCCATCTGGTTCGTTCGTTTAATCAGGCGGTTGGGCTGCCACCGTTGGCGTGGCTGATGCAGCGACGCATGTGTAAAGCGCGGGAGCTGCTGCGGCAGGGAGCCGCGATCAGCCAGGTTGCGGGCGATGTCGGGTTTGCCGATCAGGCGCATTTCACGAAAGCCTTCAACCGCTATAATGCCATGACGCCGGGGCAGTTCCGCCGTATCAATTTTTGA
- a CDS encoding MFS transporter: MQATVTPTLDAEAEAPPVNSRNKVIVASLIGTAIEFFDFYIYATAAVLVFPHIFFPQGDPTAATLQSLATFAIAFVARPIGSAVFGHFGDRVGRKVTLVASLLTMGISTVLIGLLPTYETIGIFAPILLALARFGQGLGLGGEWGGAALLATENAPSHKRALYGSFPQLGAPIGFFFANGTFLLLSWLLTEEQFMSWGWRVPFVASAALVLVGLYVRISLHEAPVFTKAVKAGKQVRMPLGTLLSKHMKVTILGTFIMLATYTLFYIMTVYSMTYGTTPEPKGLGFSRNSFLLMLMIAVIGFGLMVPVAGYLADAFGRRKTMITITCLMIVFAMLFPYMLGSGNQALVMGFLVLGLSIMGLTFGPMGALLPELFPTEVRYTGASFSYNVSSILGASVAPYIAAWLTANYGLFYVGVYLAAMASLTLIALLATRETRHQSLG; encoded by the coding sequence ATGCAAGCCACCGTCACTCCCACTCTCGATGCCGAAGCGGAAGCACCACCCGTAAACTCACGCAACAAAGTGATTGTTGCGTCACTCATTGGCACCGCTATCGAATTTTTCGATTTTTATATCTATGCCACTGCCGCGGTGCTGGTTTTCCCGCACATTTTCTTCCCACAGGGCGACCCGACGGCCGCGACGCTACAGTCGCTAGCGACCTTTGCGATTGCCTTTGTTGCCCGCCCTATCGGTTCGGCAGTATTCGGTCACTTCGGCGACCGCGTCGGACGTAAAGTTACGCTGGTCGCTTCGCTGCTGACCATGGGGATTTCAACCGTTCTGATCGGGCTGTTACCGACCTACGAAACCATTGGGATTTTTGCACCGATTCTGCTGGCACTGGCGCGCTTCGGTCAGGGGCTGGGTCTGGGCGGTGAGTGGGGCGGCGCGGCGCTGCTGGCGACCGAGAATGCCCCGTCCCATAAACGTGCGCTGTATGGGTCGTTCCCCCAACTTGGCGCACCGATTGGCTTCTTCTTCGCAAACGGCACCTTCCTGCTGTTGTCCTGGCTGCTGACGGAAGAGCAGTTCATGAGTTGGGGCTGGCGCGTGCCGTTCGTCGCGTCCGCCGCACTGGTGCTGGTTGGCCTGTATGTTCGTATCTCTCTGCATGAAGCCCCAGTCTTTACCAAAGCGGTCAAAGCCGGCAAACAGGTGCGTATGCCGCTGGGCACGCTGCTTAGCAAACATATGAAAGTCACGATCCTCGGCACCTTCATCATGCTGGCGACCTACACGCTGTTCTACATCATGACCGTTTATTCCATGACGTACGGAACAACGCCAGAACCTAAGGGGCTTGGCTTCTCGCGTAACAGCTTCCTGTTGATGCTGATGATCGCGGTGATTGGCTTTGGTCTGATGGTGCCGGTCGCAGGCTATCTGGCGGATGCTTTTGGCCGCCGCAAGACCATGATTACGATTACCTGCCTCATGATCGTCTTCGCCATGTTGTTCCCTTATATGCTTGGTTCAGGCAATCAGGCGCTGGTGATGGGCTTCCTGGTGCTGGGTCTGAGCATCATGGGGCTGACATTCGGCCCAATGGGCGCCCTGCTGCCAGAGTTGTTCCCGACGGAAGTACGCTACACCGGCGCGTCATTCTCCTATAACGTTTCGTCAATTCTGGGTGCATCGGTCGCACCGTATATCGCAGCGTGGCTGACGGCTAACTACGGCCTGTTCTACGTCGGCGTTTATCTGGCAGCCATGGCGTCACTGACGCTGATTGCGCTGCTGGCGACCAGAGAAACACGTCACCAGTCTCTGGGATAA